One Variibacter gotjawalensis genomic window, CTGCAATTGCAGTTCAACCTCGAACGGCTTCGGATCGATCCGGTAGAGAACGTCGCCGGCTTTGACTTCGCTGCCCTGCAGGAAGGCGCGCTCGATAACGATACCGGAGACACGGGCGCGGACCTCGGCGATCCGGGTCGGCGCTGTCCGGCCGGGCAATTCGCGAACGATCGGCCGCGACTGCGGCTCCATGATCAGGAAGCTGATTTCGGGGACCTCTTGCGCCGCCGGTGCGGCCGTCTGTGCGTCTTTGCACCCCGTCAGTCCGAGCGCCAGGACGGCGCCGAGTGCAGCGAATTTCAGGGGGGAGGACGTGAGTGCCAATGCCTTAGGCTCCATTGCGACGTGCAAAAGTAATGGTCACCGGCGCCGCGTTGTCTTCGGCACTGGATGATGATTCCCGGAAAACGATTGTCGTTAAATGAACGTACCTTCAGCTTTGGGTGCGGCGCAACCAAGCTTGGCTGCGGCCGAAAGGCGCGCCAAACGGGCGCCAAAAAGCCTCAAATTCGCGCTACACGACACTCATCCGCCCAAGAGATACCGGTTTGGTTCCGTCAAACGGAACAATTTGCGCCGCCTATGACCCTTTCGGGGTGCGCGGCAGCGTACTCTCACGGCCATTTGATGAATCGGATTGCTGCGGCGCAGCACGCATGGCTGCCGGTTAAACCCGGCGGCTAGCGGAGGAAGGGGTTGGTCGCCCGCTCACGCCCGATCGTGCTGACCGGACCGTGCCCGCAGATGAACGTCACGTCGTCTTCCAACGGCAGTAGCTTTTCCTTGATCGAGCGGATGAGCGTGTCGTGATCGCCGCCCGGAAGATCGCTCCGGCCGACCGAACCGGCGAACAGCACATCGCCGACCAGCGCGAATTTCTGCTCTTCGTTGATGAAGACGACGCTGCCGGGTGAGTGGCCCGGGCAATGCCGGATTTTGAACGTGACCCCGGCGGCCTCGACCGTGTCGCCATCCTCCAGCCAGCGATCCGGCGTCACCGGCCGGGCCGGGATGCCGTATTGAACGCCTTGCTTGTCGAGATTGGCGAGCATGATCGCTTCGGCCTTATGCGGGCCTTCGATCGGCACGTTGAGGCGCTCTTTGAGTTCAGCCGCCGCGCCCGCATGGTCGATATGCCCATGGGTGAGCAAGATCTTGTCGATCGTGATCTGGTTCTCTTCGATCGCGGCCAAGATCTGGTCGATATCGCCGCCCGGATCGACGACGACGCCGTGATCCGTTTCCTTGTCCCATAGCAGGGTGCAGTTCTGCTGAAAGAGCGTGACCGGCACGATGGCGGCTTGAATCTTCGGCAAAGGCGTCTCCTGGCGTCAGCCCCTTAAAATCGGCATCGCATCATTCACGCAGGATCGCAAATCGAAAGGCCGGTATTCCGCATTTTTGCTGGCCTTTGCGACCTTTTCTTCCTACACGTCGCGCCGACAACCGGCGGTTTGCGGTCACGGGAACCCGCGCCTATGCTGGCCGGAAATGCGGTCTTAGGGAGAGTTTGAATGTCACAGGCCATGGATATGCGCGAGGCGCGCCACGCCAAAGGCGGCAAGGATGTCTTCAATTGGGAAGACCCGCTCGATCTCGAAGGCGAGTTGACCGAAGAAGAGCGCATGGTCCGCGACACCGCGAAAGGCTACGCGCAGGACAAGCTGATGCCGCGCGTGAAGTCGGCCTACCGCGAAGAGCGCTTCGACCGCGAAATCATGAGCGAGATGGGCGAGCTCGGCCTGCTCGGCGCGACGATCCCGGAACAGTATGGCGGCGCCGGCCTCGGCTACACGGCCTATGGTCTGATCGCGCGCGAAGTCGAGCGTGTTGACTCAGGTTATCGCTCCGCGATGTCGGTGCAGTCCTCGCTCGTGATGCACCCGATCTACGCTTACGGCTCCGAAGAGCATCGCAAGAAGTATCTGCCGAAGCTCTCGACCGGCGAGTGGGTCGGTTGCTTCGGCCTCACCGAACCGGATCACGGTTCAGACCCGGGTTCGATGGTCACGCGCGCGACGAAAGTCGCGGGCGGCTACAGCCTCACCGGCGCGAAGACCTGGATCACCAACGCGCCGATCGCCGATGTCGCCGTCGTCTGGGCGAAGCTCGATGACGTTATCCGCGGCTTCGTCGTCGAACGTGGCACCAAGGGTTTCTCGACGCCGAAGATCGAGGGCAAGCTCTCGCTCCGCGCATCGGTGACGGGCGAGATCGTGCTCGAAAACGCCGTCGTGCCGGAAGAGAATCTGCTGCCGAATGCACGCGGCCTCGGCGGCCCGTTCGGCTGTCTTAACCGCGCCCGCTACGGCATTGCCTGGGGCGCGATGGGCGCCGCGGAATTCTGCTGGCATGCCGCGCGCCAATACACGCTCGACCGCAAGCAGTTCGGCCGTCCGCTCGCCGCCAATCAGCTGGTGCAGAAGAAGCTCGCCGATATGCAGACCGAGATCACGCTCGGCTTGCACGCCGCGCTCCGCCTCGGGCGCATGTTCGACGATCACCGCGAAGTACCGCCGGCAATCTCGATGCTCAAGCGCAATAACTGCGGCAAAGCGCTCGACATCGCGCGCGTTGCCCGCGACATGCACGGCGGCAA contains:
- a CDS encoding MBL fold metallo-hydrolase; the encoded protein is MPKIQAAIVPVTLFQQNCTLLWDKETDHGVVVDPGGDIDQILAAIEENQITIDKILLTHGHIDHAGAAAELKERLNVPIEGPHKAEAIMLANLDKQGVQYGIPARPVTPDRWLEDGDTVEAAGVTFKIRHCPGHSPGSVVFINEEQKFALVGDVLFAGSVGRSDLPGGDHDTLIRSIKEKLLPLEDDVTFICGHGPVSTIGRERATNPFLR
- a CDS encoding acyl-CoA dehydrogenase produces the protein MSQAMDMREARHAKGGKDVFNWEDPLDLEGELTEEERMVRDTAKGYAQDKLMPRVKSAYREERFDREIMSEMGELGLLGATIPEQYGGAGLGYTAYGLIAREVERVDSGYRSAMSVQSSLVMHPIYAYGSEEHRKKYLPKLSTGEWVGCFGLTEPDHGSDPGSMVTRATKVAGGYSLTGAKTWITNAPIADVAVVWAKLDDVIRGFVVERGTKGFSTPKIEGKLSLRASVTGEIVLENAVVPEENLLPNARGLGGPFGCLNRARYGIAWGAMGAAEFCWHAARQYTLDRKQFGRPLAANQLVQKKLADMQTEITLGLHAALRLGRMFDDHREVPPAISMLKRNNCGKALDIARVARDMHGGNGISDEYHVMRHVSNLETVNTYEGTHDIHALILGRAQTGIQAFM